One Bombus pyrosoma isolate SC7728 linkage group LG7, ASM1482585v1, whole genome shotgun sequence genomic window carries:
- the LOC122568860 gene encoding zinc finger and BTB domain-containing protein 24-like: MEGQQFCLRWHNFQNTLLSSLPKLLDGGYLTDVTLSAGGRHIHAHKIILSACSYYFKELFKDLSSLQHPVIVLPGMEYANLCALVTFMYNGEVNIYQEQLPALLAMADTLHIRGLADIAGKNSRHDNGLYVQPPPTQLQEKTLDETPIKKENKDNVISGGESLETVLDTDVAENMEEPFNDQESIPYCVKTKPYYSINAKLNQREKVSIPSINASTNKYAEKAYSEAGIDESTPVLEDQITPVEDIKPPPVWDANFKFLTTSVGSRTSQNYNKSSVTCLICGKQLSNQYNLRVHMETHSNSSYSCTACSHVSRSRDALRKHVSYRHPVASSQKRSRYSTPKS; the protein is encoded by the exons ATGGAGGGCCAACAATTTTGTTTACGATGgcacaattttcaaaatacattGTTGAGTTCTCTTCCTAAACTGCTTGATGGTGGTTATTTAACAGATGTCACATTAAGTGCTGGTGGTAGACACATACATGCACATAAAATTATCCTTTCTGCTTGTAGTTACTactttaaagaattatttaag GACTTAAGTTCTTTGCAACATCCTGTAATTGTATTACCAGGAATggaatatgcaaatttatgtgCACTTGTCACATTTATGTATAATGGtgaagtaaatatttatcaagagCAATTACCTGCACTTTTGGCTATGGCAGATACTTTACATATTCGTGGATTAGCTGATATAGCCGGG aaaaattcGAGACACGATAATGGTTTATACGTTCAACCTCCACCAACGCAACTGCAGGAAAAAACATTAGACGAAACgccgataaaaaaagaaaataaagacaaTGTCATAAGCGGTGGAGAATCTTTAGAAACGGTTTTAGATACAGATGTAGCTGAGAACATGGAAGAACCCTTCAATGATCAAGAAAGTATACCTTATTGTGTGAAGACTAAGCCTTACTACTCCATTAATGCAAAGTTaaatcaaagagaaaaagtcAGTATTCCTTCCATTAATGCTTCTACCAACAAATATGCTGAGAAAGCATATTCGGAAGCTGGAATAGATGAGAGCACACCTGTTTTAGAAGATCAAATTACTCCTGTGGAAGATATAAAGCCTCCCCCTGTTTGGGATGCGAATTTCAAGTTTTTGACAACGTCTGTGGGCAGTAGAACTTCTCAGAATTACAATAAATCTAGTGTCACTTGTCTTATTTGTGGAAAACAATTAAGTAATCAATATAATTTGCGGGTACATATGGAGACACACAGTAACAGTTCGTATAGCTGTACAGCTTGTTCACACGTATCAAGATCACGAGATGCGCTTAGAAAACATGTTTCTTATAGACATCCAGTTGCGTCGTCACAAAAACGTTCACGATATAGTACACCGAAATCATAG
- the LOC122568859 gene encoding actin-interacting protein 1 isoform X2: protein MSYETKYIFATLPRTQRGQPLVLGGDPKGKNFLYTNGNSVIIRNIDNPAIADIYTEHSCPVNVAKYSPSGFYIASGDQSGKVRIWDTVNKEHILKNEFHPIGGPIKDIAWSPDSQRMVVVGEGRERFGHVFMAETGTSVGEISGQSKPINSCDFRPARPFRLITGSEDNTIAVFEGPPFKFKMTKQEHTRFVQAVRYSPSGNLFASAGFDGKVFIYDGTSSDLVGEVGSPAHQGGVYGVAWKPDGTQLLTASGDKTCKLWDVETRSLVSEFNMGSTVDDQQVSCLWQDKHLLSVSLSGFINYLDVANPTKPLRIIKGHNKPITVLTLSPDRGTIYTGSHDGYITNWNAKTGENDRVQGHGHGNQINGMKATKNLLYTAGIDDTLRSVDIDTNTYTDTAIVKLDSQPRGLDIYTDLAVIATVRQITVTQDGRKVSNTSIDYEPSCVSINQENGDVAIGATSDNMIRIYTLSGTNLTPKMELEHLGTVTDAAYSPDSKYLVACDTNRKVVLYTVPEYKLAHNREWGFHNARVNSVAWCPNSVMVASGSLDTTIIIWSVTNPAKHTIIKNAHPQSQITRLVWLDEETLISVGQDCNTKIWRIEKI from the exons ATGTCCTATGAAACAA AATACATATTTGCTACACTACCCAGGACACAAAGGGGACAGCCTCTTGTATTAGGAGGTGATCCTAAAGggaaaaattttttgtatacTAATGGTAATAGTGTAATCATTAGAAATATTGAT aatccAGCTAttgcagatatttatacaGAACATTCATGTCCAGTCAATGTTGCAAAATATTCCCCAAGTGGGTTTTATATAGCATCAGGTG atCAATCAGGCAAAGTACGTATTTGGGACACTGTCAATAAagaacatattttaaaaaatgaattccaTCCTATTGGAGGGCCTATTAAAGACATAGCATGGTCACCTGACAGTCAACGTATGGTAGTTGTtggagaaggaagagaaag atTTGGTCATGTATTTATGGCGGAAACCGGTACATCTGTAGGTGAAATCTCGGGCCAGAGTAAGCCTATTAATTCATGTGACTTCAGACCTGCTAGACCATTTAGATTAATCACAGGAAGTGAGGACAATACTATTGCTGTTTTTGAAGGACCGCCGTTTAAATTTAA AATGACCAAGCAGGAGCATACTCGATTCGTTCAAGCTGTACGTTATTCGCCTAGTGGTAATTTATTTGCATCTGCAGGATTTGACGggaaagtatttatttatgatgGTACAAGCTCCGATTTAGTTGGAGAAGTAGGATCTCCAGCTCACCAAGGCGGAGTATACGga GTGGCTTGGAAGCCAGATGGAACGCAGTTATTAACTGCATCTGGTGATAAAACGTGTAAACTTTGGGACGTAGAAACTCGCTCATTGGTTAGTGAATTCAATATGGGATCGACAGTCGATGATCAACAA gTCAGTTGCCTTTGGCAAGACAAACATTTACTATCTGTATCTCTAAGTGgctttattaattatctgGATGTTGCTAATCCTACGAAACCTCTTAGAATAATAAAG GGCCATAATAAACCAATAACAGTATTAACTTTGAGTCCTGATAGAGGTACAATTTATACTGGATCTCATGATGGGTATATTACCAACTGGAATGCAAAAACGGGAGAGAATGACCGTGTCCAAGGTCACGGACATGGAAATCAAATTAATGGAATGAAAGCTACAAAAAATTTGCTTTATACCGCTGGTATCGATGACACTTTAAGATCGGTTGATATCGATACAAACACGTATACAGATACAGCTATAGTTAAACTGGACTCGCAGCCGCGGGGTCTAGATATTTACACAGATCTAGCTGTAATTGCAACCGTTCGCCAG ATAACAGTTACACAAGATGGACGAAAGGTATCAAATACATCAATCGATTACGAACCATCTTGTGTGTCAATTAATCAAGAAAATGGTGATGTAGCTATAGGAGCGACATCAGACAACatg ATTCGTATATATACCTTATCAGGTACGAATCTAACTCCGAAAATGGAATTAGAACATTTAGGTACAGTCACAGACGCTGCTTATAGTCCTGATAGCAAATACTTGGTTGCTTGTGACACAAATCGAAAGGTGGTCCTTTATACTGTACCAGAATACaag CTTGCCCACAATAGGGAGTGGGGTTTTCATAATGCAAGAGTGAATTCTGTAGCATGGTGTCCTAATTCAGTTATGGTTGCAAGCGGTAGTCTTGATACGACGATCATCATTTGGAGCGTAACAAATCCAGCAAAACatactattattaaaa ATGCTCATCCTCAAAGTCAAATAACACGTTTAGTTTGGTTAGATGAGGAAACGTTGATTTCAGTCGGGCAGGACTGTAATACTAAAATATGGCGTATagaaaagatttaa
- the LOC122568859 gene encoding actin-interacting protein 1 isoform X1 yields MSYETKYIFATLPRTQRGQPLVLGGDPKGKNFLYTNGNSVIIRNIDNPAIADIYTEHSCPVNVAKYSPSGFYIASGDQSGKVRIWDTVNKEHILKNEFHPIGGPIKDIAWSPDSQRMVVVGEGRERFGHVFMAETGTSVGEISGQSKPINSCDFRPARPFRLITGSEDNTIAVFEGPPFKFKMTKQEHTRFVQAVRYSPSGNLFASAGFDGKVFIYDGTSSDLVGEVGSPAHQGGVYGVAWKPDGTQLLTASGDKTCKLWDVETRSLVSEFNMGSTVDDQQVSCLWQDKHLLSVSLSGFINYLDVANPTKPLRIIKGHNKPITVLTLSPDRGTIYTGSHDGYITNWNAKTGENDRVQGHGHGNQINGMKATKNLLYTAGIDDTLRSVDIDTNTYTDTAIVKLDSQPRGLDIYTDLAVIATVRQITVTQDGRKVSNTSIDYEPSCVSINQENGDVAIGATSDNMIRIYTLSGTNLTPKMELEHLGTVTDAAYSPDSKYLVACDTNRKVVLYTVPEYKRLAHNREWGFHNARVNSVAWCPNSVMVASGSLDTTIIIWSVTNPAKHTIIKNAHPQSQITRLVWLDEETLISVGQDCNTKIWRIEKI; encoded by the exons ATGTCCTATGAAACAA AATACATATTTGCTACACTACCCAGGACACAAAGGGGACAGCCTCTTGTATTAGGAGGTGATCCTAAAGggaaaaattttttgtatacTAATGGTAATAGTGTAATCATTAGAAATATTGAT aatccAGCTAttgcagatatttatacaGAACATTCATGTCCAGTCAATGTTGCAAAATATTCCCCAAGTGGGTTTTATATAGCATCAGGTG atCAATCAGGCAAAGTACGTATTTGGGACACTGTCAATAAagaacatattttaaaaaatgaattccaTCCTATTGGAGGGCCTATTAAAGACATAGCATGGTCACCTGACAGTCAACGTATGGTAGTTGTtggagaaggaagagaaag atTTGGTCATGTATTTATGGCGGAAACCGGTACATCTGTAGGTGAAATCTCGGGCCAGAGTAAGCCTATTAATTCATGTGACTTCAGACCTGCTAGACCATTTAGATTAATCACAGGAAGTGAGGACAATACTATTGCTGTTTTTGAAGGACCGCCGTTTAAATTTAA AATGACCAAGCAGGAGCATACTCGATTCGTTCAAGCTGTACGTTATTCGCCTAGTGGTAATTTATTTGCATCTGCAGGATTTGACGggaaagtatttatttatgatgGTACAAGCTCCGATTTAGTTGGAGAAGTAGGATCTCCAGCTCACCAAGGCGGAGTATACGga GTGGCTTGGAAGCCAGATGGAACGCAGTTATTAACTGCATCTGGTGATAAAACGTGTAAACTTTGGGACGTAGAAACTCGCTCATTGGTTAGTGAATTCAATATGGGATCGACAGTCGATGATCAACAA gTCAGTTGCCTTTGGCAAGACAAACATTTACTATCTGTATCTCTAAGTGgctttattaattatctgGATGTTGCTAATCCTACGAAACCTCTTAGAATAATAAAG GGCCATAATAAACCAATAACAGTATTAACTTTGAGTCCTGATAGAGGTACAATTTATACTGGATCTCATGATGGGTATATTACCAACTGGAATGCAAAAACGGGAGAGAATGACCGTGTCCAAGGTCACGGACATGGAAATCAAATTAATGGAATGAAAGCTACAAAAAATTTGCTTTATACCGCTGGTATCGATGACACTTTAAGATCGGTTGATATCGATACAAACACGTATACAGATACAGCTATAGTTAAACTGGACTCGCAGCCGCGGGGTCTAGATATTTACACAGATCTAGCTGTAATTGCAACCGTTCGCCAG ATAACAGTTACACAAGATGGACGAAAGGTATCAAATACATCAATCGATTACGAACCATCTTGTGTGTCAATTAATCAAGAAAATGGTGATGTAGCTATAGGAGCGACATCAGACAACatg ATTCGTATATATACCTTATCAGGTACGAATCTAACTCCGAAAATGGAATTAGAACATTTAGGTACAGTCACAGACGCTGCTTATAGTCCTGATAGCAAATACTTGGTTGCTTGTGACACAAATCGAAAGGTGGTCCTTTATACTGTACCAGAATACaag AGG CTTGCCCACAATAGGGAGTGGGGTTTTCATAATGCAAGAGTGAATTCTGTAGCATGGTGTCCTAATTCAGTTATGGTTGCAAGCGGTAGTCTTGATACGACGATCATCATTTGGAGCGTAACAAATCCAGCAAAACatactattattaaaa ATGCTCATCCTCAAAGTCAAATAACACGTTTAGTTTGGTTAGATGAGGAAACGTTGATTTCAGTCGGGCAGGACTGTAATACTAAAATATGGCGTATagaaaagatttaa
- the LOC122569126 gene encoding rhythmically expressed gene 5 protein isoform X1 — protein sequence MKILRTAMLFTFVLGCYTLSVTASAIPMWEFLSRGEKASYLLRMFSMQVAKYCADSSMPDCNKNLLVAGMRNLANMDNNILDQLDPYQRDAKGLIWRAMIKNAYFPRLAPKPDEFYFSIGTDSLAVGDSDVNGIGEETMATHDYIQPSSEHTGPYLVGPMVIRVYPDGRPVPEDTTRPLPRDEDMEEFRRSRVPSVEEIKTDSEFYEKQLKGNSFAEANSHRRSQEESTRFRSSHSPFKRRLLQEVTAKRKIRHH from the exons ATGAAGATTCTGAGAACTGCTATGCTGTTCACCTTTGTTCTGGGATGCTATACCTTGAGTGTCACTGCTTCTGCGATTCCCATGTGGGAATTCCTCTCCAGGGGTGAGAAA GCGAGTTACTTGTTAAGGATGTTCAGCATGCAAGTAGCCAAGTATTGTGCGGATTCATCCATGCCGGATtgcaacaaaaatttgttggtTGCCGGGATGCGGAACTTAGCTAACATGGACAACAACATTCTCGATCAATTGGATCCATATCAACGTGATGCGAAAGGACTTA TTTGGCGGGCCATGATAAAAAACGCATATTTTCCAAGACTTGCTCCTAAGCCAGATGAATTCTATTTCTCCATCGGAACAGATTCATTAG CTGTCGGTGATAGCGATGTAAACGGCATAGGAGAAGAAACAATGGCGACACACGATTATATACAACCATCCTCTGAGCACACTGGTCCATATCTAGTTGGACCAATGGTGATTCGAGTGTATCCAGATGGTCGACCGGTTCCGGAAGACACAACGCGTCCTCTACCTCGAGATGAAGATATGGAAGAATTCAGGCGCTCTAGAGTACCTTCAGTCGAGGAAATTAAAACTGATAGTGAATTCTATGAGAAACAATTGAAAGGAAACTCATTTGCGGAAGCCAATAGTCATCGACGGTCTCAAGAGGAATCTACTCGATTCCGAAGTAGTCATTCACCATTTAAGAGACGATTACTTCAAGAAGTAACTGCAAAGCGTAAGATACGGCACCATTGA
- the LOC122569126 gene encoding rhythmically expressed gene 5 protein isoform X2 yields the protein MFSMQVAKYCADSSMPDCNKNLLVAGMRNLANMDNNILDQLDPYQRDAKGLIWRAMIKNAYFPRLAPKPDEFYFSIGTDSLAVGDSDVNGIGEETMATHDYIQPSSEHTGPYLVGPMVIRVYPDGRPVPEDTTRPLPRDEDMEEFRRSRVPSVEEIKTDSEFYEKQLKGNSFAEANSHRRSQEESTRFRSSHSPFKRRLLQEVTAKRKIRHH from the exons ATGTTCAGCATGCAAGTAGCCAAGTATTGTGCGGATTCATCCATGCCGGATtgcaacaaaaatttgttggtTGCCGGGATGCGGAACTTAGCTAACATGGACAACAACATTCTCGATCAATTGGATCCATATCAACGTGATGCGAAAGGACTTA TTTGGCGGGCCATGATAAAAAACGCATATTTTCCAAGACTTGCTCCTAAGCCAGATGAATTCTATTTCTCCATCGGAACAGATTCATTAG CTGTCGGTGATAGCGATGTAAACGGCATAGGAGAAGAAACAATGGCGACACACGATTATATACAACCATCCTCTGAGCACACTGGTCCATATCTAGTTGGACCAATGGTGATTCGAGTGTATCCAGATGGTCGACCGGTTCCGGAAGACACAACGCGTCCTCTACCTCGAGATGAAGATATGGAAGAATTCAGGCGCTCTAGAGTACCTTCAGTCGAGGAAATTAAAACTGATAGTGAATTCTATGAGAAACAATTGAAAGGAAACTCATTTGCGGAAGCCAATAGTCATCGACGGTCTCAAGAGGAATCTACTCGATTCCGAAGTAGTCATTCACCATTTAAGAGACGATTACTTCAAGAAGTAACTGCAAAGCGTAAGATACGGCACCATTGA
- the LOC122569758 gene encoding eukaryotic translation initiation factor 4E type 3-A-like isoform X2, giving the protein MAAVEYETKDDTSTDLSETSVLSDETVKTIEKHKTSGIPLQSSWTFWLDKAISGTTVEEYKENLTKIYTVNTVQSFWAVFNNIPNASAVQVRYSYHLMRDERYPLWEEPVNQNGGTWRLKCHKSDTEKIWKEIVLAAIGEQFTDSVAEGDEVCGVTVSIREREDLVQIWNANAKLASKATVLNKVHSLLPNVNFSEFYKPHQSHHAYGRH; this is encoded by the exons ATGGCCGCGGTAGAGTACGAAACGAAAGACGATACTTCGACTGACTTGTCGGAAACATCGGTATTGTCGGATGAAACGGTGAAAACGATCGAGAAACATAAAACATCGGGAATACCTTTGCAATCGTCGTGGACATTTTGGTTGGACAA AGCTATTTCTGGCACAACTGTcgaagaatataaagaaaatttaacgaaGATTTATACCGTGAACACTGTGCAAAGTTTTTGGGCTGTTTTCAACAATATACCAAATGCTAGTGCTGTACAa GTCAGATATAGTTATCATTTAATGAGAGATGAAAGATATCCATTATGGGAGGAACCAGTCAATCAAAATGGTGGAACATGGAGATTAAAGTGCCATAAATCTGATACT gaAAAGATATGGAAAGAAATAGTGCTTGCAGCTATTGGAGAACAATTTACTGATTCCGTTGCAGAAGGTGATGAAGTTTGTGGAGTAACTGTATCTATTAGGGAGAGAGAAGATCTTGTCCAA ATATGGAATGCAAATGCTAAATTAGCATCAAAAGCTACAGTTTTAAACAAAGTTCATTCTCTCTTACCTAATGTAAACTTCtcagaattttataaac cACATCAATCACATCATGCCTATGGCCGTCATTGA
- the LOC122569758 gene encoding eukaryotic translation initiation factor 4E type 3-A-like isoform X1, giving the protein MAAVEYETKDDTSTDLSETSVLSDETVKTIEKHKTSGIPLQSSWTFWLDKAISGTTVEEYKENLTKIYTVNTVQSFWAVFNNIPNASAVQVRYSYHLMRDERYPLWEEPVNQNGGTWRLKCHKSDTEKIWKEIVLAAIGEQFTDSVAEGDEVCGVTVSIREREDLVQIWNANAKLASKATVLNKVHSLLPNVNFSEFYKRKLVRIIFLYVFVFYSVL; this is encoded by the exons ATGGCCGCGGTAGAGTACGAAACGAAAGACGATACTTCGACTGACTTGTCGGAAACATCGGTATTGTCGGATGAAACGGTGAAAACGATCGAGAAACATAAAACATCGGGAATACCTTTGCAATCGTCGTGGACATTTTGGTTGGACAA AGCTATTTCTGGCACAACTGTcgaagaatataaagaaaatttaacgaaGATTTATACCGTGAACACTGTGCAAAGTTTTTGGGCTGTTTTCAACAATATACCAAATGCTAGTGCTGTACAa GTCAGATATAGTTATCATTTAATGAGAGATGAAAGATATCCATTATGGGAGGAACCAGTCAATCAAAATGGTGGAACATGGAGATTAAAGTGCCATAAATCTGATACT gaAAAGATATGGAAAGAAATAGTGCTTGCAGCTATTGGAGAACAATTTACTGATTCCGTTGCAGAAGGTGATGAAGTTTGTGGAGTAACTGTATCTATTAGGGAGAGAGAAGATCTTGTCCAA ATATGGAATGCAAATGCTAAATTAGCATCAAAAGCTACAGTTTTAAACAAAGTTCATTCTCTCTTACCTAATGTAAACTTCtcagaattttataaacgtaagCTTGTTaggattatatttttatatgtctttgttttttattctgttctgtga